Genomic segment of Ewingella sp. CoE-038-23:
AAAGCGGTAGATGATACCAGTAATGCGGTAAATAAGGCTTATGGCCAAATTTCAGACGCGCTGGGTAAAGCTAACGACTATCTGACCACCTAGTCTTGGCAGTAAAGAGTATCTAACCTAATAGCTCACAACCTGAGTTTATGATTGGGTTCATACAGGCGCTCACCTCGGTGAGCGCCTTCTTTTTGCCGCATCTTTTTTACCGAAAATCAATTAGCTACACCCCAACATTGCGCTTATCGGTTTTCACCATGCTAGCCTTCAGCTTGCCGATTAACTCACTGCGGAAATCTCCCAGCTTCGGCTTGTCCCCTTCCAGCCAAGGCAGCGGGCGGCAAAGCTCCATGGTCTTAATACCTAAACGGGCGGTCAGCAGCCCGGCACCAATCCCCTGCGCCGCGCGGGCCGAGAGACGAGCCGCCAAGTCCTGCGACATCCAGTCCATACCCACTTCGCGCACCAGTTCAGACGCCCCGGCAAAAGCGATATTCAACAGTACCAGTCGGAACAGGCGCAGGCGGCTGAAATAGCCCAACTCAATGCCATACAGCACGGCGATGCGATTCACCAGACGCAAATTGCGCCAGGCGATAAAGGCCATATCCACCAGCGCCAGCGGGCTGACGGCGATCATCAGCGCCGACTCGGCCGCCGAATTGCTGATTTCGCGCCGCGCCTGAGCGTCTAATACCGGCTGGACCAGCCGGGCATAAAGCTCAACCACTTCGCGATCATTCTGGGTTTCGTGCAGAGAAGCCTGCCAACGCTGCAAGGCCGGATGGCTTTTATCCAGCCCGGCCTGCCCGGCCAACTTCTCACAGAAAGCGCGCCCCTGCCCTAACCCATGGCTGTGCAGCAAATCGCGAGCAACGTCGCGCTCGTCGGCACGCTGGCGCAGGCGATACAAACGCCGCCATTCGGTGAGCAGTGAACCGACGCCCGCCACCACGATTAGCCCGCCCGCGG
This window contains:
- a CDS encoding YcjF family protein: MSEPIKPRIDFEQSIKEPEQPVLRAGQAFDGVQAERFLPVSSEAEIEQQEGEAEAVINRALKPRRSLWGKMVRLGAAVFGVSVIAQGVQWVHTAWIQQDWVALGACTAGGLIVVAGVGSLLTEWRRLYRLRQRADERDVARDLLHSHGLGQGRAFCEKLAGQAGLDKSHPALQRWQASLHETQNDREVVELYARLVQPVLDAQARREISNSAAESALMIAVSPLALVDMAFIAWRNLRLVNRIAVLYGIELGYFSRLRLFRLVLLNIAFAGASELVREVGMDWMSQDLAARLSARAAQGIGAGLLTARLGIKTMELCRPLPWLEGDKPKLGDFRSELIGKLKASMVKTDKRNVGV